The DNA window TACTGTTTAGTACAACGATGCACAGGGGTCTTAATCCAGAAATGCACAAGGTCTTTGTCAGAGATCAATGTCATGCTGAAGTATGTGCTAACAAACGTAGAAGGTGGTTTCTGCCTGAGACCAATGACAAGCCATAGACATTGAGTGATAAAAATTGGGTGAGTTGCAAGGATGCAGTAATGATAAGTGAGCAGAATCTAGAAAATACATGACAAATTTCACCTTGTCAGTTAGCTAACTAGTGCCAGGTGAGAATGATCTCTCAGTATATCAACAGTTATATTTGATAGTGCCTTAAAATCTGAAATAGTGACTTGGCACACTTAAGTGGGAGTGTAGCACTAAGGGCAGTCGAGAATCTGTGCAATCCAGTAGCATTTACAAGTTCCAGTCCAGTACTTGTGACGTTAATGGAAATGAGTCGGGGCTGTAAGTAAGCTTAGTGGTTTTAGTTGTAGTTTGTTTTgtgggctggttttttttccctcagaagcGGCTGTCTCTTTCTCATCCCTCCCCCATTAGCTGATCCTTCTAAAAAAATTGATATGTACTACTTACGATGCATTGTCAAATGAGATACTTAAGAAGTAAAGAGTTGTTCTAGGAACACCCTACTCTTTTGCGTGATCAAATGTGAAAACTGAAATGTGACTAAGCATTCAGAGGTGCTGTGGATCTTTCAGCACTGTGGAAATTAGGTGGACTACTCAAAATTActaatcacttctgaaaatcttaGTTTTAAAGTATGGGATATATTAAAGGGGAAAATGTTAACAAGTCTAATGATAAAGatacacagaaacactgaaattgaCATGAGGTCAGTCTCTGTCCATCTCTTGCttcctcattttaatttttacagtaatAGCATTTGATAAGTAGTACAGTTTAGCATTTCTCCattggaagaagagagaaagtgcCATTTCTGTGTGCAGGGAGGGAAACCCACAAACTTTCTGTGGGAAATATTTTTAGTAGTACATGGGTGTgtttttcattgggttttttgttgattttttggTAAAATGAACAAAATGTTCTGATTTCAGGGATTCTGAAATTAGAACATGTCTAAGAGAATGCATTTTATTGGAAATTACTgatacactgaaaaataatctcCTTGTAGATACACTCCTTCTAGTTTAAAATGTCCATCTAATATACCCTCTTAGACCAGAGGTTGAAGTTAAGGATCAGGGAATGTGACTAGGGAGCTGAATTATGAGGTTCAACTGGACCAAAATTTCTAACTTGctttcaggtttggggtttttttgtttaaaaaaccaaccaaccaaaaaaaccctattgaCATGTCAAAATGTTTATCGTACAGGAAATTccgattatttttttcttttgtattctgaTAATGGTTTTGGACTCTTTCTTAACAGCTGTTTAACACAGTTACAAAGAATGACACTGGAGAGTATTTCTGTGAAGCCTCCAATGGGATTGGATTATCTCAGAAATGCTCAGTGAAGCGAATGCAAGTTGGTATGTGTCAAAGAAAATAGGTGTGGAAAACAGTCTTGCAATAGAAGCTAAGATCAGATTGAATTATATCTTTTTGTTTGATTATGGCATTTTGGGggaggaataataataataatgagttCCTTATATGTAGTTGCTGTGGCTACTTAAAGCATTCCTTTCTTACACGTCGAACATGTCTCACTGTATTTCACGGAAAAGCAGCTAGTTTAGTACTTTAAAATTATTGCAGTAGGTTGCTAAACACTGAACTTCACAGAACAGCGTTATCCATATGAGAGCCTTaatatttcagaaagcttttatGGAAGGTGTACAGGATAATGCGCCAGTCctctgggttattttttttttatgaaaagcctCCCTTTTGAGATGCATTCATGTGAGATCTTAATGTAATGGATCAGAAATTTAACTGAATGACTCATTTATACCTGCCAGAGTAACACTGAAGAAGTCagtgtttctcaaaaaaaaaaaaaaatcctgctgtctTTTCTACTTGCACAGCATAGGTGAAGCGTAACATTGGTTAGCTAATAAAGAATTTAGCAAAGGCTGGAATGTTTGCAAAATACCAAACTAGCTCTGGCAGATGTGACAGGAAAGCAGACGGTAACAAACCCTAACAAATACTGCACAGAAGTTTATGTCCAAGTATTCCATAAAGCAATTGTCTGGTGCTTTCTTAGAACTTTGCTGGAAATCACTGTATCGCAGCTTTTAATGTATTCCTGGCTGATTATGAGCAAGTGTTCCCCAAGCTACCAAGACAGAATACCTCTGTTGTGGAAATACTCACCAAAGTCCTAAACTGCTGTCAACAAATGCACAAAAACTGATAGGTTTGGGGGTAAAATTCCAAACCGTGTACTAATGTATGCTTAAAGTCAGGAACCAAGTAAGTAATTGGACATACAACAAAACATATTCCacttgttgatgtttttgtttttcctaaaatgGATGATTGTCTGCAGCTCTTGGTGATTATAACAGGAAATGGGCATGGGTCATCACCTTCAAAGTAAAAATGGCTAGATGTTTTGGTAGCCCAGTGTAGAGTTTAACTTCAGACATCTGGGCTACAATATTTATTGGCCTTTATTGTGttgaattttaaaagcctttctgttaaaaaataaaaaagcattgaATTTTAAATAACTCACCTAAAGAGTTCTTCAGGACTGGGACCTGACATTGCCATCAGCCGTTTCAGTTATTTTAGGCAAAATAACTACATGAAAACACTTGTTTTAAGACTTCTAAAGATTTCAAGATATTTTCCCTTAGAGACATAAGACTTGAATAATACTTATTGGGGATAGGTATGAGGAGTATGTATCCCTTGATCCCTCTTATTCTTTCCTTACTTTTGACCCAAACTAAGCAGTTGAAGTGTGTGGAGCACTCCTGTTAATGTGGTTGTGATACAGTAGTGGTCTTGGACTGCTTATGTACATCTAAGTGTTACTAATTAACTTATGCAGCTTGGGCCAAAGACCCCCTATAGATACAAAAGGTGCCTGTAGTAATTAGGGAAAAAATCCAGCCAATGGAACTTTTTACAACTTACAACATGTTTTGTAATTACAGATGACCTTAATGTAAGCGGTATCATTGCTGCTGTAGTATTTGTGGCTCTGGTAATGGCACTGTGTGGCCTTGGAGTATTTTATGCCCAAAAAAAGGGCTACTTTACAAGTAAGTAAAATAACATCACTCCTTccttgtgtcaaaaaaaaaaatctgtacttcTGCCAACTGTAATGTTCTCCTTTTCATGAAGACTTTAACTCCATGGTACTAAAGCTAAAGAGCATTACAACAGaaatttttttgtgcatttttattcTGCGAACTTCTACTACAGAAGATAGTTCAAGAATGACACGGAGATGTTTGTGCAGTTGCATGAGGCTACCAAACAGCAGTCTAGGGAAAGCAGCAAGCCGAACCCTGGCTCCTGGAGCCTCTCTGCTCTCGTTTTGAGAGCGAATGGCAAAGAAAGGCAACATAAAAACAAGCCGTGCATGTTCACTTGTAGTCTCAAAGGTCTGTGCGGTTGAGTTCTGATGAAGGGGAAACTAAATTAACTGGCTCCCTCTTCTGGGTCGTGGCGAAAGTGCACGTAGAGAAAGTTTGCTTTTAAGGATTGCTGCAAAAAGCTCTGACACCAAGTAATCCTATCCGTAGCGATTACATTAGTGCCTTGTAGAGTTCAGCACAGCAAGAAGGTATGCTTGTCGGGGTCTGAGAAGATCTGCTGCCTGAAAGTAACAGGCTAACGTAGCTGCTGTTAAGAGTTCGTGTTCACTTGGAAGTTCATGTACCCTTGAAAAAAAcctcatcttttttctgtttaaattcatTACACCAGAAAGGAACATTTACTTCGGAAACTCCTTCTAGAAACTCAAGAGCTGAATAAGCTATGAATAACTATTTCAAAGAACTTTAAATCAGCTAAGGAAACTGTTCTTgtgctaattctttttttttttccctttttcagagCAAAGCTCTTCCCAGTAAGTATCTTGATGCAAGTAGTACACAAATCACTGTAAACTTCATTTACATTTCTGATTTAGTAACTGTGATGATTGTTTAAGGCCTTTCCCACATGATTCTTGTAGTGGCTTTTTTGAACACTGAAATAAACCTGATCCTACACACCAGCTGGTTCCCTTATTAGAACCATCATGCTGTTCAGAAAATGAATTAGGCGTTATTACTGTGATAAATGTGCAGAGATGTATCTTTTTATATAGTTATGGTTTACACCCCTAACTCAGCTACAGGCATGCATTTGTCTCCTCTTGAAACTAGACAAAAGATGATCAGAACCAAATTGACCTGTCCTCATATCCATGTCTACAGATTATTTCAggaaatgttttataaaaatatgACTGCTGGAAACTTTCTGAGGGTGTCTGGTCTACTCCTTTGATATGGATTTATTTCATGCAGTTAAATTTCTTAATAGCGAGTCAGAATTCCTCAAGCTAATTTAGTGCTCCCCAAGGCTAAAATTGTATGCTTCATTGGAGGCTGGCCTccaattttgttttttcttttagaagtttaTCTTAGCACTTACAGGTAATAGCAGGTAAAAAAGAAGAGAGTAATGTCCTaaagagaaatacaaatattACTTTGAAATACCATGTGATTTATACTGGCCATGAACTAGACAAAAAGCATAACTGGAAGACATGAAAAGACAAGCTAGGGAAGGTAATCTGACAGTGGTTCATGAGATAATGACAGCTATCTAAAAGCATTCAATGGATTTGTTATTGTAACTTTTTTTCTAAGAGGCAAAAAACCCCTAAGGATTGCTCGAAATCTTGAAAATGCATTCATAAATAAGGTTCTCAAAGGGTTAAAACTAACACCAGAAAAGTCACTATTTAACCTATGTTGCTTTCCTGTTCTGTTAACAGAAAGACCAACTATCGATCTACAAGTGAAAAGGTAAGTATTTTGCATTCAGCAGTGTTTAAGTTTTATGACTTCAAAATTCCTTAGATCTGTGATGTTTTtgcacacacacaaccccccacACCTGCCAAACCATACATGCCACCAAAACCTGAAGATACCTTATCTCTGTTTGCATTTATAGCTTTATGTTACTCAGTCTTAAGTGCCATGCAACTACAGTACCTTGCTCcgtattttgtattttctttaccaCACTAAACAGATTTTTACCTGGTTGCCTTTAACCTAGTTCTTTCTACACTTCTCTGTTGTATTAGcttctttcattcttcttctttgccattttcatgattatttttcctcttatCAGATAAACTAAAGAGGCAACACCCTTACACTATTTGGCAATATCATCTCTATACTGTCTACTTAATGATGCCATTTCTTGTAAAGAAAAGAATTCCACACTTGCTTGTACATAGCAGTTAAACAAGGAAACAAATTCAGACACAGTCCAAGGCAGCAGTGACAAAAAGATTGGGCCTTAATTCCTCTGAGATTAATGTGGGTCAAAAGGCTTGACTAAGTATGGAAGCTAAACtagtacttttttccccccttcctcagTGAGAGGGCTCAAGGGCTTTAACTGCACATACATTGTGCAGCTTTTCAGATAGGAGCTCCAACTAAAGCTTCAACTAGCAGCAACTTAATTTCACGATCTACAGTTTAAGGCTACATTAGTAACCTTAAAAGCTCACTGAATGCCACCCATTTCTTTAATCAAAACAGAACATACTAAATAGCATAAAGTTATTCCTTCACCTTGTACATATGTAAGAAACTTACTGAGGGCAACTGCCTGGTTGCTCTGAGTGGGAAGGAGCAAACTTTGAAAAGCTGTGTTATCTGTTTGTCGATATTAATGCACTTACGAATCAGATGCTTAACAGAGCTGTTTGATACTactattttttaatgttattactCCTATTCTGGGTAGCATGCATTCTGCAGACTTCCCTGTCCAGAAAAGAGTAAACATTAATTAACAGTGCTTCAGGCATGCTTGTTTTCAATCTCCATGCCttagtttcttctgaaatgtaCGCTACTTGTTAATCTGGTTAAAATCTTTGAACCATTACTTATATAACCCTGTTTGCTTCATTTAGGATTTCAAGCATACCAAGTCCTTTGTTATTTAGAAGATTTCAGCCTCTGTGAGGGACATCAAATGACTACTTGTTATACAAAAGTATCAAAGGGATCTTTTGACCTCTGCTCTGTAAATATTGTTTCCATGTACTACATGCTGAAAATAGAAATGGCGAATGTTTAGATCTAGTTAACCTGTCTGcgattgctttttaaaaaaacaaaacccccaaaaacttaACTTAAAGGTAGAACTAAATTGAATATACAAGTCAACTTCTGTGAAGACTTCTCATTTTGTTCATGTATACATGCAGCAATACAGGATTCACTCTTGCCGCTTGGAACAATCTATTCAAATAACTTTCATAGATGACCTTGCTACCACTACTTCTACTATTTGTGTCTCCACCATTGTCAACAACTCAAACTCTCCTGCAATTCCGACTTAGTACCTTGGCATTATATTAGATTTGCTAAAGCCATCTGTAAGTGCATAAGTAGTTGTGCAGAGTTAAACTCGCCATCCTGACGGAGTAAAGCTTCCTGTAACTGGGGCTCATGCAGTGTTTTATTGTCTAATATAAAATGCCTACAGCTTCTCTTCCACAAGTCTCTCCCTCTCACTTTCTGTAGACTGCCTGTGTAATttcattctgaagaaaaatcatGCCAGTACAACTCAAGCTGTAGTACTTGGACCCTAACTGTTGAAGTGTCACAAATAAATAGTTCCTCAGAACCTGAAGTGTTTGTGTCAGTAGTTCAGTTACTGAAATTTAAATCTCACAACCTCATTAACAGGTTTCAGTTGTTTCTGTAAGAGTAACACTTCATCACTTGCATGTTCACTGATGCAGTGTAAAATTAGTATATTTGTGCCTATGCTTTTAGCTGTGCAGGTCCAGCAGTACTATAGGGCTTTGCTACAGATTGAGAgttcatggttttgttttgggatttttgttttgtggtttgtttttttttttcttttttacagaagCTTTTGGCTTGTGACAAACTCAGAAAAACAAGTAGTTCCTTCTTGGTGTATCATTATCAGTGTTACAACTTCTCAGCACTAAAATGTAGCTTGGCAACGGAGTTTTGCAATTAACATTGAGAAACACTACTCAGATGCCTCAGTCACTTAAAGAGTTGACGATCATAGCTAATTACGCTTACCATACagttaagaacttattgatgctTCTGAAATTTAACTGAAACACTGCATTTATTAAGTTACAACTGATGCCATGTTCAGCACCTCCATTGATGTACACTGCTGTCTGGTGTACAACCTGCAGAGATCACTTTGGAGTCTCCTCAAAGTTGGGCTCtaaaggaggaaggggagagagagaaaagtcgTATTAGTATCTTTTTATTCCAGCCTTGAACACCACAATTCATCTGTTATTCAAAGAAAACTAAACATTAAGTTGGAAGGCTAAAGCAAGCTCTTGTACATTGCAGTCTACACCACTTTGTTTGAATTGGGGTATGATTGGACGTGGGGAGCACCAAAGAATAAACTACACTGGAGACAAGTCTTTTCCACCTTAAACATTATGCATAACATCTCTAAGAGAGTAACAGTCTGCCAAAACAGCTTTCAGCAACACCTGGGGTAGGGAGAAGCCAGCAGAGAAAGTGAAGAAGTCAAGCAGAACACTGCTGGACACAACACTGTATTTCCAACAGACCTCTGATATTTCCAACAGACCTCTGGTATAAGAACAAGTAACCAAGCTCTTCTTTCCTCTTGATTAGTGTCTTATAGCTGATTAACAGAATGGACTGCACAATTTCAACTCCACTTAACAGATGTTCTCCACATACAAACACTGGGGAAGGAGTTCCAGATGTCAAAGGTACAAACTGAGAAGGGTTAGGGCTTTTGACAGGTGGGCTGTTAATGCCTGTTTTCCTTGCTACAAAGAGTCTGAGAGCTAAGGTTCAGCTTATAGTAACCTTCACTAGGACAAAAATTTAAGTTTCTACCCATCTAGCCACTTAGTTTTGAAAACCTGTTGAAATTAATTTAAGGATAGGCAACAGTGGTAAAAGAACATGGTCTCCCCCCACTGTTGTTCTGTTCCTATGGTCACacatattttgtttcattatgaaaaaaaaatcctaaactttAACATGCATTGTTTCACATATTGCACAGAAATACAACTGAATATAAAGAAACCACATCcctaaactgggggggggggggggggggagaaccacCACAGACTACTTACAGATGCTCTGTTTTATTTGCACCAGTAACAATCTGATACCAAATTCTTCCTTAATCCAGAGAAAATACCACGAAGACCCAGAATATTTTTAGGTGTGCTCCTAGTCTAAATTAGACCTTCCAGTTAGTCTGATCAGAATTAGAAGTCACTGGCTAGGGTggcttgaccttggctggatgccagatgcaCACCAAGCCTCATGCTCTCTTTcgctctttcccttcctccctccacaGGAGGGTTGAGAATAGACACTGGTTTTCACCCTTTCACGTtgtcacagaggcaccaccagcatcgctgactggctcagctgtgtcctgcagtgggtcCGCTTTGGAGCCGGATGGAACTTGCTCTGTCCAATATgtgggcagcccctggcctctcCTGATAGAGgcctctcctgcagccccctcccccccccaacattgCCACATAAACCAAATACACTGGCACAGTTGCAAGATTGCTGAATCCCAGCCACCAGCTGCTTACAGCTTAGGAGAAAGACACCAGCTGCTTACCCCCACAAATCAGACTTTAGCTAAAACTGCTTGTAAGCAATGAAGACTGAGCTGTACTTACACAagtaagcaaaagaaacaaagaactaTAAAAATGAGCctgtctgtaaaaaaaattaagttgccTTTATGTCTTAAGGCAGACAGAGTGTGCAGTTTCTTTGCATTCTTGATAAACCATTCATCACAAGCATTCTTCTTGTGATAATCAATCTGGGTAATATGAAAACATGCTAACACAAACAAGTCATATCCaaataactgaagaaaaaggtttaatatAACTTAGTCACAAAGTAATCATCAGTAACAAAGTTAAGTTCTATGTTCATTTTCTGAAATCACTGGCTTTCCAGGTGAGCttacaaaaatatacaaattgCAGTTTGGATTACATAAGACAACTGGTTTTCAAATTAGAGTCTGCTGACCTCTTTGGggggataagaaaaaaatataacgaTAGGGCCTGGGCTATTTCTTTAGGGTCTGTGAAAGGTAATTAGGATAGCCTGATCTgactgctggttttttttaagtgtctgtgTGAGTCCACATCTCTTCTGGAAaaggcaaataataataattaaaaaaaaaaagtcagacagaATCAGATGTGAACTGTGCAAAAGTAAGGGAGATTCACTGAGGGCATCTTACATGAGATTAATGGCCCAAATAAAAACTAAATGGGAATTAAGAAAACTGGTCAGTGAACATGTCTTTACCTGCAATTATGAATTCAGTAAGATTGTTAACTCACCCTCAAATTTAAATTCTGGAAACTTGGTTAGGTCTCCCTCACCATAAGCTCGTTGAAGTCTAGCAAGGGATTCATTCATGTCTTTCTGAAATTCAGGGCCTACGTCAACAGGCCCTCCAGCTTGcctaaaaaacattaaaagttcTGATTAGCAGTTGAGTTCTGGAATTTCAGGTGGAGGTTCTACATTTTTATGGCCATTTATGAATTAAAAACCTCTCTGACAATCAACTAAATcaaaccatttaaaatatttctaaaagttgAGATATGACACACCTTAGGGCCTACTTACCTTACACATAAAGGAAGTTCTCAGGGTAAAGTACAGGCTTTCTACTATCAATGATGAAAATCCAAGCTACAGAGGTAGCCTTTTGAGAGAAAACTACACTGAGCATCCAGGCTTTCAGGGCTCTTAGTTTCACTTGTTCCAGGTGTGATTTCCTAACAAAATATGATTTGTACCCCTGCTATTTCTAAATTCATGATCTTGGTTAGTAAAGCTTAACTGTTCTTGCAAAGAGAACATGTTTTGAATACTAAAGaagcaaaaaaccctcaagaGACAGTGCACCTTGCATTCATATAGATTCGGGCAGAAATTTCTTGGgatacaaatataaaataattaaaataataactcTTTATATTACCAATGCTTAGTTGTACCAACACAGACATCACTTATGATTGGTAAAGCCACCAAAAATATGCCTCCCTACACAGGCTAATTTGTAGGTATGGAAACACACATGACCCTGCAGGAGAACTATGAAGTGGCTTATTTCCTTCCCAAGAATAATTCCCAAGAATAAATTACACAGAATTATGGTAGTCTTAGTTTCCTCTTAAGTAGTTCATTCAAACCTTACAAGAATCCAAGATTACATTTGAATGAACTGCTTGTTAACTTAAGAAGTTTAATGAATCAGCCTCATAGTTCCATTAATTCTCAATTGCTTTTTGGAGGCTATTTCCATTCAGCTTCTGGAAACAAGACTGAAGACTAGCCACTttccccagacaaaaaaaaaggttgtggtttttttttttttttgtctatttacAGAGCACAAAGATGGATAAATATTAACATACTGGTGTGTTCATGTAGTGTGCAAAAAACCTTAATTGAGTGCCTTAACTCCCCCAAAAGAACGACATCAgctttactactttttttttttaagggggagaAAAATGGACATTTTCTGTCAGGTATGCAAGAACAAGCCTTCTCACTTGTGACACTATCAGTAAGTGTTGCAGGAAAGCATATCGTAAGTATTTAGAGTCCAACCGACAGAGCTAGCATATTTTAGCATTGGTCAAAgtcaacattttttcccccttttgccatcagccttaaaataatttcttttacttaCTTGCTCTTTGTGTTGTATTCTCTGATCTTGTCCAAGAAGAGCTTCTGAACTGGATCGAGCTCTTTTGTCTTATTAAAGACAACAGCAGAAAGCCCTATGTTTCTGCGCAAGTGAGTGGAAACAGCAGAGCGAAAGATGGAAGAAAGCTGCAGAATCTGATGCAGAATCATCGTCACACTAATGTTTtagctaaaaacaaaacaaaacaaaaacaaacaaaaagccaaaccagaAACACAGAACTAGTTAGATCTTTCCGCAACGTAAATCCGTAAAGCAGCAAAAAGATTTGGTTCGGAGATGAGCTTTAAACGAGCACGCAATCCGGGATGGAAACTCAAGCAGCCGCCAAACCCGGAGAGCCCCGCACCACCGAGTCCGCTGCTACCCTTCAATTCCGCACTGCGACCGACTTTGCTCCCACCGCCACGGGGACGGACAGGGCATTTCGGGTTTtgtcttctttaaagaaaaagcaacattctAACCCAGCCGAAGCCAGCAGCAGCATCGGCCGCCGGCCCCACCGCTCCCCCGCTCTCCGTCTCCACCTCACCCGCCCCGGGAGCCCTCgcaggcagcggggccgggagccgCCGTTAGCTCCAGGGTCCGGATGCCCCAAGCGCgaacagagggagaaggagccgccacCCCCCGGGGCCGCGGGAGGAAGGGCACACCAGCTCCGGTCACCTTGGGGGAGAggagccgccgccaccgccgccccgggtccgccccgcctccccccgcgcAGTGCACGCCGGGAAGCCGCCCCGTCCGCGCGGCCCGGTGCCGCCACAGCGCCGAGCCCCGCGGCCGCGCACACGGGGTCCCCGGGGCGTCCCCGCCGCGCGCCCCAAGCGCCGCAGGGCCCCCCCTCGGCTGCCAGGCGtggggggagaaagagggagcACGGAAAAAGCCCGCCACCAACCGTTCACCGCCGGAAGTAGGCGATACGCttccgggtggggggaacggtggGGCATGACAGGCGGCGcgcgggggccgccgggagctgtagttccCGCACCCGCGCGGGGGGTGGCGGTGTCGGCgcgccctccccgccgggccCGCGCTGGGCCGCGCTGCCCAATCCCGAGCGCGCGACGGCCTCctcagggcggcggcggcgggacccggacccggacccgcaCCGGCTGGAGCTGCGAGGGCCGCGGCCGGCGGGAGGTGTCGTGCGGCCGCTCCGCTCAGGGCCGGCGCGGCGGACGGCGGCGGGTgagcgcggcgcggcccggcggccCGGCCCCTGTTTTGTTTCCGTTTCTCCCCAGCGCCGCGAGTCTCATTTCCGTTTCGGGTTCAAACAACGACGAGGCgccgcggggaggaggaggggggaagcggGCGGGGTGGCGGGGGGGAGAACCGGGGCCTGCGGGGAGGAGCGGCCTCGCCCGGCCGTGGGTCTGCGCCGGCCGCCGGCCTGGCTGCGGCGCCGCCCGCGGGAGGGCccgtggcggtggcggcggcccccccccccccccgccggagGAGCGGGATGGGGCGCGTCCGTGCTGAGGGGCCTCGGCGTCTCCGGGTcgggccgccggccgccccgggaGCGGGAAATGGAgcccgcggccgcggcggggcgcgaGGAAGGGCCCCTCGGCCAGCGCGGCGGacccggcgcggcgggggcgggagcgggagcggggcgaAGTCCTTCCGCCGCGGGTCCTGTGGTCGCGGCGGGGGGCGAGTCGGGCAGCCCGGAGCCAGGTCCGCGAGTCCTCTCCGCGGCGTAAAAACTTAGGTCCGCCGGTAAAAACTTACTTTGGCTGAAAACGTAGGAGGGTACTTGGCATCCTGCGTAGTTTGCTTCCTGGTGTTTGGCCGGGTGCGTGCTGCACAGCCACTTCTCCCAGTTCGGATTTATTTTCTGACTGTTGATACGGAAGGGAAACACTTGAAAGCCGGCATGACTCCACCCTGTTTAGTGGTCCCCTGTCTTTGTCTTAAATCCGACCTGGCTGGTGACTTGTAAAAGCTGATCTCTAAAAGATAGGTTGTCTGTTTTGTTACCAGTTTGTGTTAGTATTTAcaatttgaataataataataggggTGGATAGTACCAAATGCTCCACGAACACCGGAGCTTCTCGGGAGCAAAGGTAGTTCCAGTGATTGGGCTTCAGTACCAGCTGGTAACGCATGCGGGCTCCAGGAGTTACTGCTGCTTTACAGTTACCTGGCAGGATAACAAACGCTGATTCTACTAGTAGCATTTGTGCCCATATCGTGATGGGCTTGTTACTTGTGTTCTAGGGGAAAGAAAAGATAGATCTTAATAGAACAACGGGACTTCTCCCCTGACTGCAAAAGCCAAACTGTACTTACTGGAGTAGCACTAGGCTGTCATGGCAGGGGACAAAAAGTCTCTGTTGACAGGTGCCCTCTCGTTTGGTAGCAGAGCGCTGTGTTGGGCATTGTGGTCAGATTCCTTCTTGGATAACAGGTAAGTCTTAACAGCTTTTTaggctgcaggaaaaataaaaacaaacagaaatcagtaGGCAGTACCTTCCATGAACCAAGCACAGTTTTATGTTTCTCCAAACAAATGCTGCCGTTGTAGTATTGCTACCACGTTGACCCTCCTAGCAAGCCA is part of the Accipiter gentilis chromosome 32, bAccGen1.1, whole genome shotgun sequence genome and encodes:
- the ATP5PF gene encoding ATP synthase-coupling factor 6, mitochondrial, which translates into the protein MILHQILQLSSIFRSAVSTHLRRNIGLSAVVFNKTKELDPVQKLFLDKIREYNTKSKQAGGPVDVGPEFQKDMNESLARLQRAYGEGDLTKFPEFKFEEPNFEETPK